Proteins encoded within one genomic window of Panicum virgatum strain AP13 chromosome 1N, P.virgatum_v5, whole genome shotgun sequence:
- the LOC120655165 gene encoding receptor-like protein kinase HSL1 produces the protein MAHSYLLLLFFLLVFLASTSSSRSMAQATDQETLLTINKDWGSPSALSSWNPQNASSYCSWAGVSCNKNGQVTKLSFPNLNIINPIPASICTLKNLLYLDLSYNNLTDQFPTALYGCSALSFLDLSNNHFSGALPADIDKLSSEMEHLNLSCNGFTGSVPSAIAAFPKLKSLVLDTNSFNGTYPSSAIAELSELETLTLAHNPFAPGPIPDEFASLKKLKTLWMSEMNLTGGLPDELSPLTELTTLALYNNKLHGEIPSWVWKFPKLEHLYLYANSFTGGIGPEFTAFSLQQLDLSANWLTGPIPEAIGEMKNLTLLNLFYNNLTGPIPASIGLLPNLVDIRLFNNRLSGPLPPELGKHSPLGNLEVSDNYLNGTVPDTLCLNKKLYDIVLFNNEFSGELPAALGACDTLDNIMLQNNDFSGEFPEEVWSAFPKLTTVKIQNNGFTGTLPSVISSNITRIEMGNNRFSGALPSSAPGLNNFMAENNRFSGALPANMSGFANLTDLNLAGNQISGSIPPSIRSLGRLNYLNLSSNLISGGIPAEIGLLPVLTFLDLSNNELAGEIPEELNSLVLHLSSLNLSSNQLTGKVPESLQSPAFDEAFLGNQGLCATVNLNLKIPACLGHNQMSTGLIILFSVVAGVILMGAVGCFIIRRKTRRRDLTTWKVTPFRKVGFTESDILSKLREENVIGSGGSGKVYRVHLGGAVVAVKKLWSRGKAEEKLDKEFDSEVRILGDIRHNNIVSLLCYISSEDTKLLVYEYMENGSLDRWLHPRDPAGAGAAASLDWPTRLAIAIDAARGLSYMHHESAQPIMHRDVKSSNILLDPDFRAKIADFGLARILVRSGEPESVSAVGGTFGYMAPECGRGVKVNEKVDVYSFGVVLLELATGRVANDDGAECCLVEWAWRRYKAGGALHDVVDGGIRDRAVHARDAVAVFLLGVMCTGDDAPSRPSMKQVLQQLLQYDRTASVAGACRDGGDDVSRAELPKGRKKGDQGARRALDSGGEFWDGDEESGGFVAHPV, from the coding sequence ATGGCTCACTCCTATCTCCTGCTCCTCTTCTTCCTGCTAGTGTTCCTCGCCTCCACCTCCAGCTCGCGATCCATGGCGCAGGCCACCGATCAAGAAACACTCCTAACAATCAACAAAGACTGGGGCAGCCCATCGGCACTCAGCTCGTGGAATCCCCAGAACGCTTCTTCCTACTGCAGTTGGGCAGGGGTCAGCTGCAACAAGAATGGCCAAGTGACCAAGCTATCCTTCCCCAATCTGAACATAATCAATCCGATCCCAGCTTCCATTTGCACCCTCAAGAACCTGTTGTACCTAGACCTTTCCTACAACAATCTCACCGACCAGTTCCCGACGGCGCTCTATGGCTGCTCGGCTCTCAGCTTCCTCGACCTGTCCAACAATCACTTCTCCGGCGCCCTCCCGGCTGACATCGACAAATTGTCGTCGGAGATGGAGCACCTCAACCTGTCGTGCAATGGCTTCACCGGCAGTGTGCCATCGGCGATTGCCGCATTCCCCAAGCTCAAGTCCCTTGTTCTTGACACGAACAGTTTCAACGGGACTTACCCGAGCTCGGCCATCGCAGAGCTCAGCGAGCTCGAGACGCTAACTCTTGCACATAACCCCTTCGCGCCAGGCCCTATCCCTGACGAGTTCGCCAGCTTGAAGAAGCTGAAGACGCTCTGGATGTCAGAGATGAACCTGACTGGCGGCCTCCCCGACGAGCTCTCGCCGCTCACTGAGCTGACGACGTTGGCTCTGTACAACAACAAGCTTCACGGTGAAATCCCGTCGTGGGTTTGGAAGTTCCCCAAGCTCGAGCACCTGTACCTTTATGCGAACAGCTTCACCGGTGGGATTGGGCCAGAGTTCACCGCCTTCAGCTTGCAGCAGCTCGACCTGTCGGCGAACTGGCTCACTGGACCGATACCGGAGGCCATCGGCGAGATGAAGAACCTGACATTGCTCAACTTGTTCTACAACAACCTCACCGGGCCGATTCCGGCGAGCATCGGGCTGCTCCCGAACCTCGTAGACATCCGGCTGTTCAACAACAGGCTCTCCGGCCCCCTCCCGCCGGAGCTCGGGAAGCACTCGCCGCTCGGCAACCTTGAAGTCAGCGACAACTACCTCAACGGCACGGTCCCGGACACCCTCTGCCTCAACAAGAAGCTCTACGACATCGTGCTGTTCAACAATGagttctccggcgagctcccggcGGCCCTGGGGGCGTGCGACACGCTGGACAACATCATGCTGCAGAACAACGACTTCTCCGGCGAGTTCCCGGAGGAGGTGTGGTCGGCGTTCCCCAAGCTGACCACCGTGAAGATACAGAACAACGGCTTCACCGGCACTCTGCCCAGCGTGATATCGTCCAACATCACACGGATCGAGATGGGGAACAATCGGTTCTCTGGCGCCCTGCCGTCCTCGGCACCGGGGCTGAACAACTTCATGGCGGAGAACAACCGGTTCTCCGGTGCGCTGCCGGCAAACATGTCGGGGTTCGCCAACCTCACCGATCTGAACCTCGCAGGGAACCAGATTTCTGGCTCGATTCCACCTTCCATCCGATCATTGGGAAGGCTGAATTACCTGAACCTCAGCAGCAATCTGATCTCCGGTGGGATCCCGGCGGAGATCGGTCTGCTGCCGGTGCTCACCTTTCTTGATCTGTCCAAcaacgagctcgccggcgaaaTACCGGAGGAGCTGAACAGCCTCGTCCTCCATCTCAGCAGCCTCAATCTCTCTTCCAACCAACTCACCGGCAAGGTCCCCGAGTCGCTGCAGAGCCCGGCATTCGATGAGGCGTTCCTCGGGAACCAAGGCCTCTGCGCCACGGTGAACCTGAACCTGAAGATTCCGGCGTGCCTCGGCCACAACCAGATGTCAACCGGCCTGATCATCCTGTTCTCGGTGGTCGCCGGCGTCATCCTCATGGGCGCCGTCGGGTGCTTCATCATCCGGCGGAAGACGCGCCGGCGCGACCTGACGACGTGGAAGGTGACGCCGTTCCGCAAGGTGGGCTTCACCGAGAGCGacatactcagcaagctccGCGAGGAGAACGTGatcggcagcggcggctccgGCAAGGTGTACCGCGTCCacctcggcggcgcggtggtggcCGTGAAGAAGCTGTGGAGCAGGGGTAAGGCGGAGGAGAAGCTGGACAAGGAGTTCGACTCGGAGGTGAGGATCCTGGGCGACATCCGGCACAACAACATCGTCAGCCTCCTCTGCTACATCTCCAGCGAGGACACCAAGCTGCTGGTGTACGAGTACATGGAGAACGGCAGCCTCGACCGGTGGCTGCACCCGCGGGacccggccggcgccggcgccgcggcgtcgcTGGACTGGCCGACGCGGCTGGCCATCGCCATCGACGCGGCGAGGGGCCTGAGCTACATGCACCACGAGTCTGCGCAGCCCATCATGCACCGGGACGTCAAGTCCAGCAACATCCTGCTCGACCCGGACTTCCGCGCAAAGATCGCCGACTTCGGGCTCGCCCGGATCCTGGTCAGGTCCGGCGAGCCGGAGTCCGTGTCCGCCGTCGGCGGCACCTTCGGCTACATGGCTCCAGAGTGTGGGCGCGGCGTGAAGGTGAACGAGAAGGTGgacgtgtacagcttcggcGTGGTGCTGCTGGAGCTGGCGACGGGGCGGGTGGCGAACGACGACGGCGCCGAGTGCTGTCTGGTGGAGTGGGCGTGGCGGCGGTACAAGGCCGGGGGCGCTCTGCACGACGTCGTGGACGGGGGCATCCGGGACCGGGCCGTGCACGCCAGGGACGCGGTGGCCGTGTTCCTGCTCGGGGTGATGTGCACCGGGGATGACGCGCCGTCCCGGCCGTCCATGAAGCAGGTGCTGCAGCAGCTCCTCCAGTACGACCGCACGGCCAGCGTCGCCGGCGCGTGccgggacggcggcgacgacgtcTCACGGGCAGAGCTCCccaaggggaggaagaagggcgaCCAAGGTGCCAGGAGAGCGCTGGACAGCGGCGGCGAGTTCTGGGATGGTGACGAGGAGAGCGGCGGCTTCGTGGCGCATCCCGTTTAA